The segment AAGAATCACCAAAGACAgatcataaagaaaaattacaaattcgGGTTTCGGGGGAAACTGAACCAGACAAGGAAAACTCAATTGAGAGAGACGTAGAAGTAGAAGATTTGGAGAAAGAGGCTGCTTCTTCACGCTTACGAGATGAGGCTATAAAAGAGGAAAGAGAGGATGAGATTGATGAACAAGCTGAGCCTGAGAATTTGAGCAAAAAAGAAGCCAGGGATTCAATCAGCCCTGTTCCTTCTCATCCAAGTCTTTTGGATGATCACTTAATGGAGCAGGATGAACATGATGAGGACGGAAGAAACTCAGTTCCCATTGTGGACTCTGATGACGAACATGAGGAGGAGCTCAGATGTTCAAATAGCGATATGGATCCTGCAAAAGACCCGAATGTCTATACTAACCTTCTACCTCGTCCTGGAAGTAATGACAATGCTTGGGAATCTCTCATTGAAGTTGCTCGCCCAAGTGATACAGCTAAATTAGAAGCACttgttaataatatagaaaataaattgactgACCCTAATGAGTGTGCAATTTGTCATAGGGTACTGAGTTGTAAGTCAGCTTTACAAATGCACTATCGAACGCATACTGGAGAACGTCCATTCAAATGTAGAATCTGTGGTCGTGCATTTACAACCAAGGGGAATCTTAAGACTCATATGGGAGTTCATCGAGCTAAGCCCCCAATGCGAATGTTTCATCAATGTCCCGTTTGTcacaaaaaatatgcaaatgcTCTTGTACTTCAGCAACATATTAAAACACATACTGGAGAACCGACGGAGCTCACGTCAGAACAAATTGCAGCAGCTGAAATTCGTGATTTTCCACAAATTCCATTTTCAGGGGGAAATGGCCCAATGGGATTACAGCACCTAAGACTGCCTGGATCTTCAACTGGTTTGTTTCCAGGACTTCCTTCCTCATTTTCAATGCCTGACTACGGTCCAGATGATCTTGATGAGGATATGCTCAGTAATTCAGATGAGAAGTTTGATGAAAGTGGAGAGAAAAAAGCCCAATCCAGACCCTCTTCTGTTTCCTCATCAAGTAGTTCAAACCAGGCATTTAATCACCTTACATCTATTCCATCATCCATGACTTCAGCATCTTCCTCATTGCTAAACTCCTTTTCGACTGACTCTTTAAGTAAACTAGTTGATCATCATCGTCCATTTGGTTTAGTGAGATCGTTTTTCATGGATCGGCCCTCATTACCTGAAGATCTTTCTCCCATTAGAAAACCCTCAGAAGAGAAACCCAGAGGAGAAGAATCTTCTCCATCACCTGTTTCTCCACCAAAGTTCTCTCCTCAGCCTGCCCCATCGAAGGAGTCCAGTTGTGATGATACTAATAGACTTACACCGGTTAAATCCAATAAGACATCTAGAACCAGTTCTCCAAAAGTGGCTCCCCGTCTGCACTTGACTTGACACCTCAAACCTCACATAATAGCTTACTGATTCCCGGGTTTCCCGGACTTATATCTTCAAGTACAGCAGCTGCAGCAGCCGCCGGATTTCCCAGCTCACTTCTTGGAGCAGGACCTCCAAACACCTGTAATAGCTTAAGTGGAGCCTCAAATGTGAATCAACTCGGAGGAGCTCAATTCAATCCGTTGAGACTACCCTTTCCTGTGGTACCAGGAATGAGAAGTAAGCTCCGTGTGGCACctgagcataaaaaaataacgtacTAGGCTATAACTGCAATCAAACCGCATATACGTTCCTCTAAGAGTCCCTTTTTAGCCTTttcatacttcatttttttcatgttttgatgccacaaccttttatttctttctattatTTACTAAAGAATATTTCTATGCTCCTCTCATAGTGGacaatacttttgattttttagctCGAGGAAATACGACGTGCCAAATATGCTTTAAAGTCTTCGCTTGTAACTCAGCATTGGAAATACATATTCGATCTCATACAAAGGAACGACCCTTTAAATGCGAATATTGCGATCGTGGGTTCTCCACCAAGGTAAGTAGACCAAAAGCACTTGATctattttatctcaaaaaattaatagagcTTTTGTTTTTTCTGTGGCTCACAGGGTAATATGAAACAACATGCCCTCACCCACAAAACTCGCGATGGCAGTTCTGGTGGTGGTAGCAACAGTAATGGATGTCATAACTCTTCAAGTTCGGATGGAGGACGTAGTAGTAATAACTCTTCCAAGGACTACACTCAACCCCTTTCATCTAATTTGAGAAATAGTAAGGTGGAGAGCATTTCAGATGAAGAGCCGAAGGAGGGGATTGGAATCAAGGCCTTTGCCAAAGACGATTCACCCTCACTCCTAGGGGATAATTTACTATCCAATATGGGGGCTCTTAAGCGCAGTCCACCCGAGTCTGAGAATATACCTTCGGCGAAACGATCATTTGgtaaggatgtttttttttaaagtgcacTACATTGTGTACATATAGAGTAGTGCTATTTTTTGTGCCGTTTAACCAACTAATTGTCAATGATTCTACTGACATGTTGTTTTTGTTGTGATTAattcctgtttttttgttttgtttttttcattctttcctcTGATTTCCTGTGATACCATAACACTAGAGATTAACACATACCTAACAAATACATCAACTTATATTAAAAGGCAGCATTTCCACATTTAAAATGGCGAGCCATCTctgatcaaaacaaaataataatcatttaaagcAAAGGCAAACTTatttcatgacttttttttttttttttggatttcatATGTACATACTGACATAACCTATAAGAGCTTACATATGACTAACTCCTATTTTAGGTGGCGGAGTAGAGAGAGTCACAAGCGATGATCCGTCTCCCCATTCCTCCTCAGAGTCTCAAAGAAACTATTGCCAACTCTGTAAAAAGAATTTTTCATCCTGTTCAGCTCTGCAAATACATATGAGAACGCATACTGGAGATCGCCCCTTTAAATGTCATGTTTGTGGAAAGGCGTTTACGACCAAGGGTAATCTTAaggtaaaaatacttttcaaaaaatcaaaacactttttattatttgattgtatattgtgtacatacataaagaTATCAGGGATCTTCTCTTTTGAAAGTGGAAGACGGCTGCTGCATATTTGATTGCTTTTAGATTTACAcgtcttattttatatttcattatcattATACGtcaacaatttaaattaaacgTTTTTTTTTGCTGAGTAGGTCCATATGGGGATCCACATGTGGAGCAATACCCAAGCCTCACGCCGAGGACGTCGAATGTCGTTAGATCTTCCTCGCCCTCCGATCCCAATGACTGCCAAGGACTCCGAATTCCTTCAACGACGCCCAGAACTGTTTTACCCATATCTACAAACCTCATTTAATCATCCGAATAATGGAAGTGAGTCCCTTCTTCAACCTCATCATTTCAGACCCAATGTAAGTTCGCAACTGCATTAAAAACCCCACCTCAAATCACAcataactttatatatgtatgtagttgcCATTGTCTGAAGGTGCCTCTGACTCGTTCCCAGCTGGAACTCCTATTCCTCCAACGATTCGTTTGAGTAGTAAAGGATCCGCAGGAGGAGGGGTAGTAGTCTCAGAGTCATCACCCAAAAAGGAATGGAATTGGTCGAATGAGTCCACTAAAAATGAATCCACGTATCACGAAAGTATAGCCGCTTAAATTTGATGAAGTTGACTACACAAAATCATAAACACTTATATtctcattttcaaattaaatatctatcttgtaaccacacacacacacacacacatgtcctttaattatacttattattatttaaatcaaccCCCCACCCTCCACACACCACTTCCCGCCCCCGGTGCAATACATTCATTCAATTCATGCGTTCAAATCTTTATTTGcatgtaattcaaaaaatatccgtgtatttgaaagaacaaagaaaaaaaagacaaaaaaaaacaaaaacaataaataaatatatgaaataccCGATCTCATTTCGTGTGAAAAACAGCTGAGtgataactattttaaaaaattgacaaaaatttttaattatattattattatactattaatatattctattttgttTCTGATCATTTTTCTCATgttattcaagtttttttttgtaaatactatctaaagaaataattgcttatgtaaaacaaaatgaTATACAAATACAACATATATGTGAGGCAAAGAATATCTCCTCCAAAAACatcattccaattttttttttacatataaacaagaaacaacatttatttgGGTGTTGAAATACGCCACGGAGTGACTGACCACGTACATCTGCTACCCATTAGGCTTTACGTTTGAATTACGCCAAACAATTCCTTTACCACCAACATTATTATACACAACGCCTTTTCTAATTCTGTTATTGCTGctattatatattaacttttttgggagggggaagGGCAACCCCCCGAGAGACTTTAGGGATTGCGATGACAAAAAGTCATCATGTAATTTCTAAAGTCCTACCCTTATTAAGTTGCATCTTTCTTAGCTAGAGAGCGTTTTTACATTAGATAGTCTTGCTATATTACCTTATAGAAAGTGTTCATTCATGTCATCAGCTTGGGGGctcaaaagttgatattttaattcataaaatgaagacattttgaataaatcttgattaaacacCATTAAATGACCTGAAGAATCAAAACAGACTTAAAATCTTCATTGAATAGTATGTCAATGATGTACAGGTATATCTACCTACATCAAATCAAAGATATGGATACTGACAATACCAATGGGAGTGTtctaaatttgtacttttttaggAAGATCGATATGGTATCATAAAATTAGGGAtagttggagaaaaatatatccttctttCCATTgaaattgtgaatttttatatacaatgtgAAGCAATAACAGATTGTACTGAGTAGTCCATGtaaatctgaacacttcctATTTCAATCATTAAGTAAGTTTGAGTATTTGAAATCAATTCATGTTTTGAATgagatacaaaacaaaataaacttgaatgtgatcgacaaatttctcCAAGTAGTTTGAGGATCTCCAAGAAGAGCTTTGTATAAAGGCCAAACTGGGTCCGGAGGGGTTAAAGAAAACAATCTTGGCaatccatgagggcccatgcaagaggaTGTTGGATTTTCAAATCAGACTATCcggagagctataaaaaaaggt is part of the Lepeophtheirus salmonis chromosome 7, UVic_Lsal_1.4, whole genome shotgun sequence genome and harbors:
- the LOC121121467 gene encoding LOW QUALITY PROTEIN: homeotic protein spalt-major-like (The sequence of the model RefSeq protein was modified relative to this genomic sequence to represent the inferred CDS: deleted 2 bases in 1 codon); translation: MSRRKQAKPIRHFDDDEAPLLNGLPGSEDPPSFNSLGDANGSEHSSTLEENNTSCDNPDSSVGDTSSSPAGVVGNIFLKSNEDFTNNNKNKISNLIVSVEDDDEPKKEDSILAQQPLGTISDQLKSIASTISQLTANAASNTNPKTMQELAVLQATLFSLQQQQLLQMQILTQMQQQLQISHKDKDSPIPSIAELAEKHGVKNSFLDGFMSYQSQQQQHIHHQGSSRRDKMHEDEKEEMIQHSLLPSSHYLPPTPLSEPFSTSHIPSSTLGSAQESSLSHHTHNPFSSASSPRHPRPPLSPSSTPLPPSLPPPPSSTPSSIISKSYNNILEGNSQTTTIAAHSPKQQTHSSRGDSTPSTATNKISSVGNNNSNQIIDPNAPSSLASSIIMHHDSPEEDKPVNSLELLQQRAQGILNNASQGLLANNLADFGCGKDKDAYDKKGEPFFKHRCRYCGKVFGSDSALQIHVRSHTGERPYKCNICGNRFTTKGNLKVHFQRHSSKFPLVKMNPNLVPEHLDKFYPPLLQQIEEAEKKGIPTPPMNDPMAGMRPVIPPGMRMPSLPGMTGPPPSLANTMGSLPQFPSLPSSTTRSPLSGLFSPFSLPSEPLKKDEMTQNLSFPSPIPYSPTKTHSPIFPPTPEKSKCKDDSEEDNDSEEDIHNIPAKVVRLNHDAIEEKGMEKASETTIEKEKEIDVEPHLDVENTVDKEEESSEEKEESPKTDHKEKLQIRVSGETEPDKENSIERDVEVEDLEKEAASSRLRDEAIKEEREDEIDEQAEPENLSKKEARDSISPVPSHPSLLDDHLMEQDEHDEDGRNSVPIVDSDDEHEEELRCSNSDMDPAKDPNVYTNLLPRPGSNDNAWESLIEVARPSDTAKLEALVNNIENKLTDPNECAICHRVLSCKSALQMHYRTHTGERPFKCRICGRAFTTKGNLKTHMGVHRAKPPMRMFHQCPVCHKKYANALVLQQHIKTHTGEPTELTSEQIAAAEIRDFPQIPFSGGNGPMGLQHLRLPGSSTGLFPGLPSSFSMPDYGPDDLDEDMLSNSDEKFDESGEKKAQSRPSSVSSSSSSNQAFNHLTSIPSSMTSASSSLLNSFSTDSLSKLVDHHRPFGLVRSFFMDRPSLPEDLSPIRKPSEEKPRGEESSPSPVSPPKFSPQPAPSKESSCDDTNRLTPVKSNKTSRTSSPKVAPRLHLTTPQTSHNSLLIPGFPGLISSSTAAAAAAGFPSSLLGAGPPNTCNSLSGASNVNQLGGAQFNPLRLPFPVVPGMRMDNTFDFLARGNTTCQICFKVFACNSALEIHIRSHTKERPFKCEYCDRGFSTKSFCFFCGSQGNMKQHALTHKTRDGSSGGGSNSNGCHNSSSSDGGRSSNNSSKDYTQPLSSNLRNSKVESISDEEPKEGIGIKAFAKDDSPSLLGDNLLSNMGALKRSPPESENIPSAKRSFGGGVERVTSDDPSPHSSSESQRNYCQLCKKNFSSCSALQIHMRTHTGDRPFKCHVCGKAFTTKGNLKVHMGIHMWSNTQASRRGRRMSLDLPRPPIPMTAKDSEFLQRRPELFYPYLQTSFNHPNNGSESLLQPHHFRPNLPLSEGASDSFPAGTPIPPTIRLSSKGSAGGGVVVSESSPKKEWNWSNESTKNESTYHESIAA